The following are encoded in a window of Flavobacterium sp. WC2421 genomic DNA:
- a CDS encoding type 1 glutamine amidotransferase → MSKKKITIALLDMYNGEPNQGMRCIIDVISRFNPIVDFKIFDVRGKCELPEINLFDIYISTGGPGNPLIGDGTWDTKYYEFIDALTKWNTENEIKKHVLFICHSFQMACKHFGLAEITKRNDTSFGVMTIHKTKEGLLDPLFEGLSDPFYAIDSRDYQVVQPKLSVFKKKGAKIISLEKIRDHVQYERAIMAVRFTDYFVGTQFHPEADPISFVSHLRNKEAKDKIRNMKGKRKFRNMLEDLMDDDKIYRTNETLIPNFLRTAINDLIKTKKIMSN, encoded by the coding sequence ATGAGCAAGAAAAAGATAACAATAGCACTTTTAGACATGTATAATGGCGAGCCCAATCAAGGCATGCGTTGTATTATTGATGTTATTAGTAGATTTAACCCTATTGTAGACTTTAAAATATTTGATGTAAGGGGAAAATGTGAATTACCTGAAATCAACCTGTTTGATATTTATATTTCTACTGGTGGTCCGGGAAATCCGTTAATTGGTGATGGAACTTGGGATACGAAATACTATGAATTCATTGATGCTTTAACCAAGTGGAATACCGAAAATGAGATAAAAAAACATGTTTTGTTTATTTGTCACTCTTTTCAAATGGCTTGTAAACATTTTGGTTTGGCCGAAATAACAAAAAGGAACGATACTTCATTTGGCGTAATGACGATTCATAAAACTAAAGAAGGCCTTTTAGACCCGCTTTTTGAAGGATTAAGCGATCCTTTTTATGCAATTGATTCTAGAGATTATCAAGTAGTTCAACCTAAGCTAAGTGTATTTAAGAAAAAAGGAGCAAAGATAATTTCATTAGAAAAAATTAGAGATCATGTTCAATATGAACGTGCTATAATGGCAGTACGTTTTACAGATTATTTTGTAGGAACACAATTCCATCCAGAGGCCGATCCTATTAGTTTTGTTTCCCACTTAAGAAATAAAGAAGCGAAGGATAAAATTAGAAATATGAAAGGGAAAAGAAAGTTTAGAAATATGCTTGAAGACCTAATGGATGACGATAAAATATACAGAACAAACGAAACCTTGATTCCAAATTTTCTTCGAACTGCAATAAACGACTTGATAAAAACAAAAAAAATCATGTCTAATTAA
- a CDS encoding carboxylate-amine ligase: MKKLPVFTLGVEEEYQIIDPETRDLRSHLSKIVDGAKIILNEQVKAEMHQSVVEVGTNICKNVDEAEKEIKFLRTKIVELADKQNLIVGGAGTHPFSKWQDQPITDDPRYHTIVNELQDAARSNLIFGMHCHVGIENREIGLQLMNQACYFLPHIFALSTNSPFWEGRQTGYKSFRTKVFDKFPRTGLPEYFDSVASYDNFLETLVKTNCIDNPKKIWWDLRLHPFYDTIEFRICDMSLTVEETMCIVSVIQAVVAKLYKLNLHNMSFNIYRLALIKENKFRAARYGIEGHMIDFGLQKEVETRMLILELLEFVDDVVDELGSRDHINYVHEILKNGTGAAKQLAVFEKTNDLTKVVDFITGEFTKGL; this comes from the coding sequence ATGAAAAAATTACCTGTTTTTACACTTGGTGTTGAAGAAGAATATCAAATTATAGATCCCGAAACAAGAGACTTACGCTCCCATCTATCAAAAATTGTTGATGGAGCTAAAATTATACTAAATGAACAGGTAAAAGCAGAAATGCATCAATCTGTTGTGGAAGTAGGGACTAATATTTGCAAAAATGTTGATGAAGCGGAGAAAGAGATTAAGTTTTTAAGAACTAAAATTGTTGAATTAGCCGATAAGCAAAATTTGATTGTTGGTGGTGCTGGAACCCATCCTTTTTCTAAATGGCAAGACCAACCCATTACAGATGATCCCCGTTATCACACGATTGTTAATGAATTACAAGATGCTGCTCGATCCAATTTAATCTTTGGAATGCATTGTCATGTAGGTATCGAAAACAGAGAGATTGGATTGCAATTAATGAATCAGGCTTGCTATTTTCTTCCGCATATTTTTGCGCTATCAACTAACTCCCCTTTTTGGGAAGGTCGACAAACAGGGTATAAATCGTTTCGAACAAAAGTTTTTGATAAATTTCCACGAACCGGTTTACCAGAATATTTTGATTCGGTTGCCTCTTATGATAACTTTTTGGAGACTTTAGTAAAAACTAATTGCATTGATAATCCAAAGAAAATTTGGTGGGATTTACGCTTGCATCCTTTCTATGATACCATTGAATTTCGTATTTGTGATATGAGTTTAACAGTTGAGGAGACGATGTGTATAGTTTCTGTAATTCAAGCTGTTGTTGCTAAATTGTATAAATTAAACTTACACAACATGAGTTTTAATATTTATAGATTAGCGCTAATAAAAGAAAATAAATTTCGTGCTGCTCGTTATGGAATTGAAGGACATATGATTGATTTTGGACTTCAAAAAGAAGTTGAAACAAGAATGCTAATTTTAGAATTACTTGAATTTGTTGACGATGTAGTTGATGAATTAGGAAGCCGTGATCACATTAATTATGTTCATGAAATTCTAAAAAATGGAACTGGCGCCGCAAAACAGTTGGCCGTTTTCGAAAAAACAAATGACTTGACAAAAGTGGTTGATTTTATAACCGGAGAATTCACAAAAGGATTATAA
- a CDS encoding DUF3817 domain-containing protein yields MFKIFKITAILEGISYLTLFSNMLFIKPNHFELYHTLLYPVGMSHGILFIGYILLAILLKKSQKWDLKTFIIILIASLIPFGTFYVEKKYLENV; encoded by the coding sequence ATGTTCAAGATTTTTAAGATTACAGCCATTCTAGAAGGGATATCCTATTTGACTTTATTTTCTAATATGCTTTTTATCAAGCCGAACCATTTTGAACTGTATCATACGCTTTTATATCCAGTAGGAATGAGTCATGGAATCCTATTTATTGGTTATATTTTATTGGCAATTTTATTAAAAAAGTCTCAAAAATGGGATTTAAAAACTTTTATCATTATATTAATTGCTTCTTTAATTCCTTTTGGTACTTTTTATGTAGAAAAGAAATACTTGGAAAATGTATAA
- a CDS encoding RimK family alpha-L-glutamate ligase: MKKIGILFGMEDTFPQAFIDRVNSKNEKDIIAEAVGIDMVVQNKDGEYAVIIDRISQDVPFYRAYLKNAALTGTNVINNPFWWSADDKFFNNSLADTLGVPLPNTVLLPSAEHPTDTTGKSFRNLKYPMNWEAIFDYIKFPAYMKPYAGGGWKNVYRLENKEEFWEKHQETGQLVMMLQEEIVFTEYFRVYCLGCKAVRIMQYEPRNPHHLRYVIDGPPVDKKLLATIKDYTLRLCKGLGYDFNTVEFAVRDGIPYAIDFGNPAPDAELTSVGAENFEWVVEESAKMAIAAAKKQKPGKMNLTWGTFMKEAVAIK, translated from the coding sequence ATGAAAAAAATCGGAATTTTATTTGGAATGGAAGATACCTTTCCTCAAGCATTTATTGACAGAGTTAATTCAAAAAACGAAAAAGATATTATAGCTGAAGCGGTTGGTATAGATATGGTCGTTCAAAATAAAGACGGTGAATACGCAGTAATAATAGACCGAATTTCACAAGATGTTCCTTTTTATAGAGCGTATCTAAAAAACGCTGCTTTAACTGGAACAAATGTGATTAATAATCCATTCTGGTGGAGCGCAGATGATAAATTTTTCAATAATTCATTAGCCGATACTCTTGGTGTACCTTTACCTAATACAGTACTCCTTCCTTCGGCAGAACATCCTACAGACACTACAGGAAAATCATTTAGAAATTTGAAATACCCAATGAACTGGGAAGCTATTTTTGATTACATAAAATTTCCTGCTTATATGAAACCGTATGCTGGTGGTGGCTGGAAAAATGTGTATCGATTAGAAAATAAAGAAGAATTTTGGGAGAAACATCAGGAAACAGGGCAACTCGTAATGATGCTTCAAGAAGAAATTGTTTTTACTGAATATTTTAGAGTCTATTGCCTAGGCTGCAAAGCAGTGCGCATTATGCAATATGAACCTAGAAATCCGCATCATTTGCGTTATGTAATTGATGGTCCACCAGTAGATAAAAAACTTCTAGCAACCATAAAAGATTATACATTAAGACTTTGTAAAGGATTAGGTTATGATTTTAATACGGTTGAATTTGCTGTACGTGATGGAATTCCTTATGCAATTGATTTTGGTAATCCAGCTCCTGATGCAGAACTAACATCAGTTGGTGCTGAAAATTTTGAATGGGTGGTTGAAGAATCAGCAAAAATGGCTATTGCTGCCGCAAAAAAACAAAAGCCAGGAAAAATGAATTTGACTTGGGGAACTTTTATGAAGGAAGCTGTTGCAATAAAATAG
- a CDS encoding DUF6155 family protein, translating into MSKRDLKKYLNELNKEQLEEQIIELYEKFSPVKVYYNFVFNPKEDTLLQECKLKISNEYFPVKTSGRGKKPKMRRSVAQKYIKHFIILGVDPYVIADVMLYNIEIAQAFSAEHLIKQELFFKSMLNSYEQAVVFLIANGILADFMGRIKAIHNETVAQRWKNQAEFNAIVERFEY; encoded by the coding sequence ATGAGTAAACGTGATTTAAAAAAATACCTAAACGAATTAAATAAAGAACAACTCGAAGAGCAAATTATCGAGTTGTACGAAAAGTTCTCTCCTGTAAAAGTCTATTATAATTTTGTTTTTAACCCCAAAGAAGATACCCTCTTGCAGGAATGTAAACTCAAAATTTCCAATGAATACTTCCCTGTAAAAACTTCTGGAAGGGGTAAGAAGCCAAAAATGAGGCGTTCAGTAGCTCAAAAATACATCAAACACTTTATTATTCTAGGTGTTGATCCCTACGTGATTGCCGATGTAATGCTTTATAATATTGAAATTGCGCAAGCATTTTCAGCAGAACATCTCATAAAACAAGAATTATTCTTTAAAAGTATGCTTAATTCGTATGAACAAGCAGTGGTATTTTTGATTGCTAATGGTATACTAGCCGATTTTATGGGAAGAATTAAAGCTATTCATAATGAAACCGTAGCCCAACGATGGAAAAATCAAGCCGAATTTAACGCAATAGTAGAGCGTTTTGAATACTAA
- a CDS encoding mechanosensitive ion channel family protein — MYKFIEKIFQLLYPIFRKWGMNYTFASYISLIFNIALLCFLAYSIYVVFRLVLVTIMVFIAQKTKTQFDDLLVSNKTAKYIAHLIPLLFIYKSVPIILDKYEYWESVFGKLVGIYIVFLILWIIRTIFNALRDYLKLKPRYSDKPIDSFIQVIMIILWMVGITVIISKLFDFKISELFTTLGAVSALIILIFRDIILGFVASVQVSINDMIRIGDWITMDKFGADGDVIEINLTTVKVRNFDNTTTTIPTYSLSSDSFQNWRGMLNSDGRRIKRHILIKASSIRFLGDDELNDLKSISLISNYIDTQKRDIDSFNATNSIDKSTIINGRNLTNLGLFRKYITQYLRNHPALNQEMLLMCRQLQSTAQGVPIEIYVFSSDKRWESYEYAMSDIFDHIFSSVKFFDLELSEFNLDNKINK; from the coding sequence ATGTATAAATTTATAGAAAAAATATTTCAATTACTCTACCCTATTTTTCGAAAATGGGGCATGAACTATACATTTGCATCGTACATAAGTTTAATTTTTAATATTGCATTATTATGCTTTTTGGCATATAGTATCTATGTGGTTTTCAGGTTGGTTTTAGTTACTATAATGGTTTTTATTGCCCAGAAGACAAAAACCCAATTTGACGATTTATTAGTATCTAATAAAACAGCTAAATACATAGCGCATTTAATTCCGTTATTGTTTATCTATAAATCAGTTCCAATTATTCTTGATAAATATGAATATTGGGAAAGTGTTTTTGGAAAACTAGTTGGAATTTATATCGTATTTCTGATTTTATGGATTATACGAACCATTTTTAATGCTTTAAGAGATTATTTAAAACTGAAGCCTAGATACAGCGATAAACCTATTGATAGTTTCATTCAGGTTATTATGATTATACTTTGGATGGTTGGTATTACCGTAATCATATCAAAATTATTTGATTTTAAAATCTCGGAATTATTTACCACTTTGGGAGCTGTTTCTGCTTTAATTATTTTGATTTTTCGAGATATTATTTTGGGATTTGTTGCTAGTGTTCAAGTATCTATAAACGATATGATTCGGATAGGAGATTGGATTACGATGGATAAATTTGGAGCCGATGGAGATGTAATTGAAATTAATTTAACTACTGTAAAAGTTCGAAATTTTGATAATACTACCACAACTATCCCTACATATAGTTTAAGTTCTGACTCTTTCCAGAACTGGCGTGGGATGCTAAATTCAGATGGAAGGCGTATTAAGAGGCATATTCTTATAAAAGCAAGTAGCATTCGTTTTTTAGGTGATGACGAACTAAATGATTTAAAAAGTATTTCACTTATCAGTAATTATATTGACACCCAAAAAAGAGATATTGATAGCTTCAATGCTACTAATTCAATTGATAAATCAACTATAATAAATGGTAGAAACTTGACCAATTTAGGACTATTTAGAAAATACATAACACAGTATTTACGCAACCATCCTGCGTTGAATCAAGAGATGCTTTTAATGTGTCGTCAATTGCAATCCACAGCACAAGGAGTGCCTATAGAAATTTATGTTTTTTCAAGTGATAAAAGATGGGAAAGCTATGAATATGCAATGTCGGATATTTTTGATCATATATTCTCTTCAGTTAAATTTTTTGATTTAGAATTGTCTGAATTTAATTTGGATAATAAGATTAATAAATAG
- a CDS encoding glyoxalase translates to MNERAIFLKELRGETIGTVGLSSSSDEVFQNQVLRPILKLQNDLFIASFKNYITKYKNDFYSQSTEKKLAQIENAIQKDIKYRNALKGMVIGLFTIDEYVIYIKNSSSLNKRMMGMLVERLKSQIQLFEQP, encoded by the coding sequence ATGAACGAAAGAGCAATTTTTTTAAAGGAATTACGAGGAGAAACAATAGGAACAGTGGGTTTAAGCTCCTCTTCTGACGAAGTGTTTCAAAATCAGGTGCTACGCCCTATTTTGAAATTACAAAATGATTTATTCATCGCTTCTTTTAAGAATTATATCACTAAATATAAAAATGATTTCTACTCCCAGTCAACAGAGAAGAAATTAGCACAAATAGAAAATGCTATTCAAAAAGACATCAAGTATCGCAATGCCTTAAAAGGGATGGTTATTGGGTTGTTTACTATTGATGAATATGTAATATACATAAAAAACTCATCGAGTCTTAATAAAAGAATGATGGGAATGCTTGTGGAAAGATTAAAGAGTCAAATACAATTATTTGAACAACCTTAA
- a CDS encoding ACT domain-containing protein: MAGEKNLETLLKSMKPQHNIGDYVFCITDDLKKINLEEIILIFKEQEGTTVIIKKELADRLNLDYSFIASWITLTVHSSLEAVGLTAAFSSVLAQDGISCNVVAAFYHDHIFVDQKDIHKAMEILNHFSR; the protein is encoded by the coding sequence ATGGCAGGAGAAAAAAATTTAGAAACATTACTAAAAAGCATGAAGCCCCAACATAATATTGGGGACTATGTATTTTGTATCACTGATGATCTTAAAAAAATTAACCTAGAAGAAATAATTTTAATATTCAAAGAGCAAGAAGGAACCACCGTAATTATAAAAAAAGAGCTCGCTGATCGATTAAATTTAGACTATTCATTTATTGCTTCTTGGATTACCTTGACAGTACACTCTTCTTTAGAAGCGGTAGGATTAACAGCTGCTTTTTCAAGTGTACTCGCACAAGATGGCATTAGTTGTAATGTTGTTGCTGCATTTTATCATGACCATATATTTGTCGACCAAAAGGACATACATAAAGCCATGGAAATTTTAAATCATTTTTCCCGTTAA
- a CDS encoding DEAD/DEAH box helicase, translated as MSKQFSDLGISAPILKALTELKIVEPTEIQLKSIPLLLSNTTDLVGLAKTGTGKTAAFGLPILQLIETASPVVQAVILAPTRELGHQIFKNLEAFAQFLPEVSIAATCGGIPIKPQIERLSQPTHIVVATPGRLIDLIQRKAVNLQETKFLVLDEADEMVTILKESLDEIIAELPKSHKTLLFSATMPGTIKQLIQNYLNKNVVQVSANMETIGNQGIDHEYIVVDPIEKLDVLMHFLNSKEGERGIIFCKTKAAVNKLAKNLAINRFSSGALHGSLSQGIRDRIMEQFREGHINILVATDLAARGIDVKEVSYVVNYHLPDVYEAYVHRSGRTARAGAKGLSLTVLQPEEEKEIVDFEKELGIKFTKFKKPSTLSIEENNTLLWAKQIFKTKPNHEVDSELKTKIKTVFHHLTKDELIEKLLANYLLQNKNQIQEKPVKKLKRI; from the coding sequence ATGTCAAAACAATTCTCTGATTTAGGAATTTCGGCACCTATTTTAAAAGCGCTTACCGAATTGAAAATTGTTGAACCAACAGAAATTCAGCTAAAATCAATTCCGTTACTATTATCAAACACTACTGATTTAGTTGGACTAGCAAAAACGGGAACTGGAAAAACGGCCGCTTTTGGATTGCCTATTTTACAATTAATAGAAACTGCTTCTCCAGTAGTACAGGCCGTAATACTTGCACCAACACGAGAGCTAGGTCACCAAATTTTTAAAAACTTAGAGGCTTTTGCTCAATTCCTACCCGAAGTTTCTATTGCAGCAACCTGTGGAGGAATTCCAATCAAGCCACAAATAGAACGACTTTCTCAGCCTACACATATTGTTGTGGCTACTCCAGGTCGTTTAATTGATTTGATTCAGCGCAAAGCGGTTAACTTACAGGAAACAAAATTTCTTGTTCTTGATGAAGCCGATGAAATGGTAACCATCTTAAAAGAAAGCCTAGACGAAATTATTGCCGAATTACCTAAAAGTCATAAGACACTTTTATTCTCTGCAACCATGCCAGGTACTATCAAGCAATTGATTCAGAACTATTTAAATAAAAACGTAGTTCAAGTAAGTGCCAATATGGAAACTATTGGTAATCAAGGTATCGATCATGAATACATTGTGGTAGATCCAATTGAAAAACTGGATGTTTTAATGCATTTCTTGAATTCAAAAGAAGGAGAACGCGGAATCATATTTTGCAAGACCAAAGCAGCCGTGAATAAATTAGCTAAAAATTTAGCGATCAATCGCTTTTCATCAGGAGCATTGCACGGAAGTCTATCTCAAGGAATCAGAGACCGAATCATGGAGCAATTTCGTGAAGGACACATTAATATATTAGTAGCAACTGACTTGGCTGCAAGGGGTATCGATGTAAAAGAAGTTTCCTATGTAGTAAATTACCACTTACCAGATGTTTACGAAGCGTATGTTCATCGTTCTGGTAGAACCGCAAGAGCAGGAGCAAAAGGACTTTCTTTAACCGTATTACAACCGGAAGAAGAAAAAGAAATAGTTGATTTTGAAAAAGAACTCGGAATAAAATTTACCAAATTTAAAAAACCGAGTACGCTTAGTATCGAAGAAAACAATACATTGTTATGGGCGAAACAAATTTTTAAAACCAAACCCAATCATGAGGTTGATTCGGAATTAAAGACCAAAATCAAAACGGTGTTTCATCATTTAACTAAGGATGAATTGATTGAGAAATTATTAGCAAATTATTTGTTACAAAACAAAAATCAAATTCAAGAGAAACCTGTTAAAAAACTAAAAAGAATATAA
- a CDS encoding gluconate 2-dehydrogenase subunit 3 family protein, protein MDRRKAIKNLALVLGGVISATTVGILIKDFVIPENDDKKFSFSATDEDFLSEFADLLIPTTKASPGAKAAGLGAFIPMMINDCYPADLQQTFATGMKEMQDKCMSQFNKDFKSLSIEDRTKIVEETRKESLVDINKPSFFIIARDLTILGYFSSEIGCTQAREYLAVPGRYDGSAEYKPGQKAWAT, encoded by the coding sequence ATGGATAGACGTAAAGCAATAAAAAACTTGGCACTTGTACTTGGAGGTGTCATCTCTGCTACAACAGTGGGGATTTTAATTAAGGATTTTGTTATTCCTGAAAATGACGACAAAAAATTCTCTTTTTCAGCAACAGATGAAGATTTTCTATCTGAATTCGCTGACTTATTGATACCAACAACTAAAGCTTCGCCTGGAGCGAAAGCAGCAGGTTTGGGTGCGTTTATTCCTATGATGATTAATGATTGTTATCCAGCCGATTTGCAACAAACTTTTGCAACAGGTATGAAAGAAATGCAAGATAAATGCATGAGTCAATTTAATAAAGACTTTAAATCGCTATCAATAGAAGACCGTACTAAAATTGTTGAAGAAACAAGAAAAGAGTCATTAGTTGATATTAATAAACCAAGCTTTTTTATTATCGCTAGAGATTTAACCATTTTAGGATATTTTTCATCAGAAATTGGGTGTACTCAAGCACGTGAATATTTGGCTGTTCCTGGAAGATATGATGGAAGTGCTGAATACAAACCTGGGCAAAAAGCTTGGGCAACATAG
- a CDS encoding acyl-CoA thioesterase, with translation MRFHTRKWVKPEDLNPNGTLFGGQLLAWIDEELALYTIIQLENSRVVTKHMSEINFRSSAKQGDIIEIGIDVVKFGHTSLTLKCEARNMMTRETIISIDSTTMVNLGSDGKPAAHGKKEIEFVKDRL, from the coding sequence ATGCGATTTCATACCAGAAAATGGGTAAAACCCGAAGACTTAAATCCAAATGGAACATTATTTGGAGGTCAATTATTAGCTTGGATTGATGAAGAATTAGCTTTATACACCATCATACAACTAGAAAACTCAAGAGTAGTTACAAAACATATGTCTGAAATCAATTTTAGAAGTTCAGCAAAACAAGGAGATATTATTGAAATTGGAATTGACGTGGTGAAATTTGGTCATACATCACTTACCTTAAAATGTGAAGCTAGAAATATGATGACTCGGGAGACAATCATTTCAATAGATAGTACTACAATGGTCAATTTAGGCAGTGATGGAAAACCAGCAGCTCACGGAAAAAAAGAGATTGAATTTGTAAAAGATCGTCTTTAA
- a CDS encoding esterase family protein, translating to MKEEYFKWYSPNLNREIEMLVFGHSGYPVILFPTSMGSFHENKDMGLIESAKWFIEQGLIQIYCPDSIDKDSFYNKQIHPVHRIENHVWYDKMICHEIVEKVKNNTPSGKVVVAGCSFGGYHAANFAFRHPGYVSHLFSMSGAFDIKSFMDGFHNDDVFYNSPLDYLYGLEDYELWNMDIVLGTSNWDICYDANLKLSKVLSDRNVHHWLDVRPDRQHDWPVWKEMFPHYLSRIKFY from the coding sequence ATGAAAGAGGAATATTTCAAATGGTATTCTCCAAACCTAAATAGAGAGATTGAAATGTTAGTATTTGGTCATTCGGGCTATCCAGTGATTTTATTTCCAACATCTATGGGAAGTTTTCATGAGAACAAAGATATGGGACTCATCGAATCGGCAAAATGGTTTATTGAACAGGGATTAATTCAAATTTATTGTCCGGACAGTATTGATAAAGACAGTTTTTACAATAAACAAATTCACCCAGTGCATCGCATAGAAAATCATGTTTGGTATGACAAAATGATTTGTCATGAAATTGTGGAAAAAGTAAAAAACAACACTCCATCAGGTAAAGTGGTAGTTGCTGGTTGCAGTTTTGGTGGTTATCATGCAGCAAATTTTGCTTTTAGACATCCAGGATATGTAAGTCATTTATTTTCTATGAGTGGCGCTTTTGACATTAAAAGTTTTATGGACGGATTTCATAATGACGATGTATTTTACAATAGTCCTTTAGATTACTTATACGGTCTAGAAGATTATGAATTATGGAACATGGATATTGTTTTAGGGACTTCAAATTGGGATATCTGTTATGATGCTAATCTAAAATTAAGTAAAGTACTTAGTGATAGAAATGTGCATCATTGGCTGGATGTTCGCCCAGATAGACAGCATGATTGGCCAGTTTGGAAAGAAATGTTTCCACATTATTTATCAAGAATAAAATTTTATTAG
- a CDS encoding DEAD/DEAH box helicase: MFENTIEIEKEDKKELYAYQQGDIDAIFERIDNAPKQHHLLYQLPTGGGKTVVFSEIVRRYLTKHEKKVVVLTHRIELCKQTSKMLKGFGVKNKIINSKVKELPDQNEYSCFVAMVETLKNRINDEKLHLDNVGLVIIDEAHYNSFRKLLSSFTNAFILGVTATPLSSNIKLPMHESYDELIVGDTISSLIENGFLAKAITYSYDVGLTSLKVGINGDYTVKSSDDLYTNMAMQEKLLHAYTEKSLGKKTLIFNNGINTSLYVYETFREAGYPIRHLDNTSNTEERKDILHWFKHTPDAILTSVGILTTGFDEPTVETIILNRATKSLTLYYQMIGRGSRKLPNKDMFTVIDLGNNAARFGLWSEPVNWQHIFKSPEFYLENLRDDTEIELYFKYAMPPELRAKFSKTAEVTFDVDEEHKLIISQNLRSKVVLDKSLEQHAGMCVDNTETLQEAKSLSRELDEDIDCRIKRYSKCLSQCSKNYREWLVDDYKLKMTLLIGKKYREKIMNEPDED; this comes from the coding sequence ATGTTTGAAAATACTATAGAAATAGAAAAAGAAGACAAAAAAGAACTTTATGCATATCAACAAGGCGATATTGACGCTATTTTTGAACGCATAGATAATGCCCCAAAACAACATCACTTGTTATATCAATTGCCTACTGGTGGTGGTAAAACAGTGGTTTTCTCTGAAATTGTACGTCGTTATTTGACAAAACATGAGAAAAAAGTAGTTGTTTTAACGCATCGAATTGAGTTGTGTAAACAAACTTCAAAAATGTTAAAAGGTTTTGGAGTTAAAAACAAAATAATCAATAGTAAAGTAAAAGAACTTCCTGATCAAAATGAGTATTCTTGTTTTGTTGCCATGGTTGAAACTTTAAAAAACCGTATTAATGATGAAAAACTACACCTTGACAATGTAGGTTTAGTAATTATTGATGAGGCCCATTACAACTCTTTCCGTAAATTATTGAGTTCATTCACAAATGCATTTATATTAGGAGTTACCGCAACTCCATTGAGTTCTAATATAAAATTACCCATGCATGAAAGCTACGATGAATTAATCGTAGGAGATACAATCAGTTCGCTAATTGAGAATGGATTTTTGGCGAAAGCCATAACCTACAGCTATGATGTTGGTTTAACATCTTTAAAAGTAGGAATCAATGGAGATTACACCGTAAAATCATCCGATGATTTATATACGAATATGGCCATGCAAGAAAAATTACTGCATGCTTATACTGAGAAATCTTTAGGTAAGAAAACACTAATTTTCAATAATGGAATCAATACCTCTTTATATGTTTATGAAACATTTAGAGAAGCAGGATACCCTATACGCCATCTGGATAACACCAGCAATACCGAAGAACGTAAAGATATTTTACATTGGTTCAAGCATACACCGGACGCTATTTTAACCTCTGTGGGAATTTTGACTACAGGTTTTGATGAGCCTACAGTTGAAACCATAATCTTAAACAGAGCGACTAAATCACTGACGTTATATTATCAAATGATTGGTCGTGGTTCTAGAAAACTGCCTAATAAAGATATGTTTACCGTTATTGATTTAGGGAATAATGCGGCCCGTTTTGGATTGTGGAGTGAACCTGTAAACTGGCAACATATTTTTAAATCACCTGAATTCTATCTTGAAAATCTTCGTGATGATACGGAAATCGAATTGTATTTCAAATATGCAATGCCCCCAGAATTACGTGCTAAATTCAGTAAAACTGCCGAAGTAACTTTTGATGTTGATGAAGAACACAAACTAATTATTTCTCAAAATTTACGTTCTAAAGTCGTTTTGGATAAATCACTCGAGCAACATGCTGGGATGTGTGTCGACAATACAGAGACTTTACAAGAAGCCAAATCATTATCAAGAGAGTTAGATGAAGATATCGATTGCCGTATCAAGCGCTATTCTAAATGTTTAAGTCAGTGTAGTAAAAACTACCGCGAATGGCTTGTTGATGATTATAAGCTAAAAATGACTTTATTAATTGGGAAAAAGTATCGTGAGAAAATCATGAACGAACCTGATGAAGATTAA